The genomic segment AGAGTCCTGTAATAAGGAATGGCTTCTAGGCAAAGACCAAATCCACAGTTAAACagtaaaagaaaactttaaaacccCAGAAAGATCCTATTCCTTCACTGGACATTTCACAGGCCTTGTGTACTCTGACCCTCAAACAGTAGAGCAAGAATCTTCAGATCCTAAGAATCTTAAGGATGTTATTTCTCAGCAGCCTCAGAGAGAGCCCAACATAGACAAGTTTTACGGATGGCTATTGTGTAATGGAATGAATTATAAACTAAGAAACCCACAGGTTTTAAAAAGAACTACATTTTGGACTGACAGTATAAAAAGGCCTTTAGGTTTCCAAATTTCTCAAGGAAGGAAACAGACTGAAAAAACTATTCAGCTGTAAACACAGGTTACTTTTTTTAGGAAGGAGTGAGCGAGAGAACAACCTCCAGATAGGTGGAGCTCTAAACTGAGTACACGGGGCTGGCCAGACTTCAAAATTGCTATGGACAACTAACTGGTGTGCACTTcacatttctctccctttttgaaGGGGAGTATCTAGCATAGTAATGTGCTGCCTATCCTATTACTGTATTTGGAGGGGAGAGGGTATTCTCTCTAGTACCTAGGTCTTCAGACTGGGAATGGTATTCAAGGGGCCTTATTCACACCTGGACCTGATTAGATTACCAGCTCCTGGACTTTGAGCTGAAGTTGTAACTGGATGACTTAGAGGTCCTGGGCGAAAAGGATGCTTATTTTGCATGAAGGAGATGTGAATCAATGTGGTCAAATGGTGGAATGAAACAACAGTTCCAATACCCTTTATCCGACATTCTTCTTAAACTGTGACTAAGTGGGAGATCAACGTGCCCTCCCTTTGATAGGCAGGCTGGTGCAGAAATGATGCTATATGATTTTTGAGACTAGGCAATACACATAAGAAAACGAAGCTTGCTGGAACACAAGTGCTAGAACCTTAAGCAGTTATGTAAACAGACTGCCTTGAACACAGCATGATATAAAGAAGACCAAATGAACCGAGAGAGACAACAGAGCAAGGACTTGGATGGAGAGAGATGTTCTGGCCAGGCCCCAGCTGCTCCGCTGCATCTGCATCCACAAGACTGCAAACCTAAAGACCCACAGCCAGTATAAAAAAATTGAATCCTTGACCCACAGGTAAATTCTGAGATAATAAGTGATTAGTTTAAAACATTAAGGCTTTGGATTATATTCAACAATAGCTAACTGGAACACTGTTTCTGGTAGAAATGTAGTATGAGTAAGAATTTAGATGAGACAATTTCATTTTCAACTCACCTGGACCAGAAAGAAACATTAGGTCAATGGTGAAGAAAGAATACCAAATTTTTATTCCTCTGGAGTAGCAAAATTTTTTAACTaatcacttgtttttttttagaaggtaccagagattgaacccagaaccttgtacatgcaaagcaggtgctcaaccactgagctacacccactcctgaCCATTTGATTTTTAAAGGCATTCAGTTATTTACCACATACCAATTCATTAACTACATTCATATTACTAAATTTTCAGAAAGAGATATGACTATTTCCTGACCCTGCAAAATACCACTTATAAATTGtacttaaaagtaaataaattgcaAACAATAAAACAATGAGAAGAGCTCTTACAGGttcctttacattttatttatcataaACACTAATACAACAAACACTGGAGAAAGcctttttataatgttttgaTGTGAAGTTTAACACTTAAAATTATGCttgctccccccacccaccccaattCAACATGCAGATATCACATTTTCATATAGATTGATTCTAGAGCACTACAATCTGATAGTTGTCTGAGAGTGTCTTTGCactgaaaataatgtttaaaacaaTTTCACAAAACTAAATACTATCATGGTATAATACCATCAATCATATAGTTCCCCAAAGTGAGTACATTTTCACAATATTAACATAAAAATCTGTTTATTAAAACATAGTAAGCCAAACCACAAAAACCCAGGCTCTAGTTTTAAATGTGTTTATGAAGGCTGCAGCTGAACTCAAAGCATGCAGATATTCATGATCACCTAGATGAAGCTGGATATTGAAACTTCTTCAATAGGTCCAATGATGCAATGCTTCACTCATCCCAAGTATCTCCATATTTGTTTACTTTGACTAGGAGAAAAGCACAAATAATTGATGATTCCAAATAGTAATGAGTAAAAGGCTATTATAAGTTTGCTATTGTTATGATGAAAAGTTATGTTTCTCTCTCATCTGAGTGAAAGCAATGAAAGTCAAACTGTAGTTATGAGGAGTTGGATAGCTTTTTGTGACCTCGAAGGTTGGACATAAATACTAATGCACTCCATTAAGAAATTTACATAACGTTTGATCTTCCTAACAACtttgtaaagtaaataaataatctcCATTTTAAGGGTGAGAAAACAGGActagtaacttgcccaaagttcaAGCCTATAAACCATGTAGAAATGAAATTTGAACACAGGTCTGCTTTAGGTCCAAAACCTGGGTGCCTTTGCAACTTTACCATACTACATAAGTAAGTGTGGCATATAGTATTGCACATACCAAAAACATgtggacaaaaaaacaaacaaacctggaaataaaaaatatttgtaaaataaacatTTGAGTTCTGTTTTTcacaaaaattataataatagaaATGGTCAAGTCTTCAGGTGGTGGTGAATTCAATCTTCTCTCATATGAGCTGTATGACTACAAAAGAGAAATGGTTTCCAATATTCCTGTAGTTTAGATGAGATTTTATTTCAAACATGCTCTTCTATCttgtttattcttttaccttttcaGTTCTCTCCTACATAGTCTCCAGCTGTGAATTACAACTGTTCAGATGACCAAAGtaattaaaaaatgttaagaCAGTGCAGATTAGGGACCCCAACCACAAGACCCATTCAGGGAGttcacaaagccaaaaatatttttattattatatttagatACTATATACCCCCTTTTCCCTCcgatttttctttattccttttgctCTCATTCCCTCCTTAGTTTTCTAGACACTAAATGTGTGATGAGACCACTGTTCTGACAGTTTATGCGACTTCtgtttgttctaaaattttctagTCCAATTTGGTAAACATCAATAAAGGGATAATCTACATCAACAAAAGCTCTTCGGaatcctcaataatttttaagagtgtaaagAGGTCCCAAGACCAAAAAATTTGAGTACCCCTCATCTAAAATACTGCATTCATAGTTCATGCAGTAAAGGCAGAAATGAAAGGATTACCATCATGCAGTTTTACACTTCTGTATGCTCAAAAATTTTCATGGAAAACAACTGAGAAAATAGTGAAAAAAGGTTAATGAATCAGCAAAGCTGAAACCCAACTAACAGGTTTCACCCCATACAGcagtattatctttttaaaagaaggtatCACACATCATTGTGCTGGAACTAACAATACAGTTATCCCTTCCAATCAGGACTTTCCTCATCATGGTTTTGATATATCATGGGTCTGCCTAAGAAATTTAAATGGGAATTATTTTAGGAGTTTTGCAGAAGCTGTAGATGACGCACAAAGGCCAGCAGACGATAGAGAAAGTTTAGAAATtcagaaatgcataaaatatacgTTAAGTATTATATAATACTTAACCCGAATTTTACAATAAGATTCTGTAAAGAccttataaaagaaaaaggaaaaattcaaacTTCTCTGGTATGAAGGGAGGGCCAAAAAATTTTACAGGGATTTTCCAGATTGCAGGAACACCATACCCCTAACCCACATGATGTGGAAAGAATAATTATACATTATATTACGTCAGAGATATCATTTGTCGCAAAAAATTAAAGCAACTAAATTAACAAAGTATTATAGAAAAGTGATAAAATTTTTCTAAACATATATAcctttttattcaacaaatattgtcCTAAAAAGTTGACCATAAATCAAATTATATCTAAAAAGGAAAGAGTCACTAACACtgaagagaaatttattttttcaaaacaatgttttaaaaagaaaaatcatcccTTAATTTATCTGTTTTATAACATTTagattttgtaaattttgtttatttttaaagacaaagcAAGAATATAGTTAGgaaaagtgtaaattataaaatatacattaatatatattacaatataaattgtattacagttagtcacTGATCATGTTAGGAATATATCCCAAAACTCGCAAAAACCCAAAATTCAATAATTACCAAATAAGCCACAATTTCTCTCCATAAAATGTAACTGAAAACTTTAAGAGATACTTTCTGACCCTGTACTGTACTGTCAAATTTTCTATCTAGATTCTAGAATAGAACATTCTAGAACATTCACTGAAACTATTTCACAACTGtcttttttccttaattataCAAAGAACACATGCAAAATCATCAGCATTTTTTCACAAAGGAAATTTTATCACTTCATGTTATTGTGTCATATAATAGAACTTCAAGACTTCACTATCCCAAACACAAATGTCAAAATCTAGCAAATGCAAATGAGCCaccatatttccttttcttaactGCTATTACTACAGAAAGCCCAACTAAAATACCCCACTTTGAAATTTCACTGCAAAGCACTATGCAGCACAGACCTATGAAAgattacaaaaaaggaaaattaccatTCCCTAACCTCATGGAGCTATAATCCAAATTTTCTCAACTCATTTAGCAGAACAAGTAGCACCAATATGAGTCTTTATATATTTCAAGTAATGGCTATTGACTGCATAAGGtttatgctattttttttcaATGACAAACATTAATAAGCAATTTTGTAGTTACAATTccattttaaagttgttttttttatacATATCAATGCTAGGACATAGATATTAGCcattactgctttttttttttaaaaagaattctaaaTGAAACAATCACAATTAGAAATAAACTTGGCTCTAAAACAATgaccacaataaaaaaatactaagtgtttttttgtatttttgcattCTTTGGGGCATATGAATCACCAGAAGGTACCAAGGACCTATTCCTTCCTTCAATTTTTATAGTAGTAAAAAGAAAACCTTAGAACAATGACACATACTGTCACATTTCTCAAGAGAGAAATCACAAAATTCTACACTGAAATGTAGCTACAAAACTCTATTCAAAAAGTACTCTTCCATTAGAGGTAAACTTCTTTGTTGGAAAATTAACTTTGGGAAAGGTATAGCTGTTACAAAAGAACTTAAAACCAATTGTGATTTTCTACCTTGTAACTTAAAATTAACAATCATTTAAAAGCAATAATACtgttatccaaaaaaaaaaatagtcaaactCCTCCTCTGGAAATGGCTTATAAGCTTGTTTGTAAGGCCTTAAACTCCTTCTATTTCACATACGTGGAAGGaaatcaatctctttacttagacgTGGATACTATGGTTCTGCTAAAAGTTGCATTACAGCCAATTATCAATATTTGGTCACCAGATCAGGCTTATCAGAAAAAGGGTATATAGATTTCCAAGGTGACTCCTAAGGGAAAAACAGTCAAGTGGATGTATCATTTGTATATTACATTATAAAACTAGTTTTACTGTCTTAAGTCATCCCACTATTTGATATTCATTTTTATCTAATACAGAATGGCCTTTggaacactttaaaaataaaagaactgaaGAATGTgaaacaactatctttttaaaagatttttattttggttaacTGCATGAAGAATTAAATCACATTATTAATTAATGATTTTAACTAATTCTGCAGTTTCCCATCCTAAAAAGTAAACTGATTTAGACTAAACTATCATACCTTCTTTTTTTGGCACTCTTTCCTGCATAGGCCTGACTGAGGGGTCAGTCTTTTGTGTTAAAGTTACTTCATATGACTCTCTGTTCTTATTCCTTAATTCCtcatatgtaatattttttcttttaggactttCTTCAAGCTTGAAATCAGGTCCTAAAACAACAAACAGTTAATAAATGGTGATAAAAGGATTTGGATAAACCCAAAGCAACTAAATGTTACAAATGCCCCTTGTCTACAATCAAAatagaataaagtaaaataaagaatgaaattattACCACCATTCCAAAGGTACTATAATTTTCTCAAGGTAATTAATTATAAAACAGATTCTACTTCCTCTTACACTTTAAGCCTTTATTTCTAAAACTTAAAATCAAcatcaaaaattgaaaaacataaCCATGGATATTATAAACAGCACAATTTAAACACATTAAAATGCTAGTGTTTTATATAGGAAAGTTATGCATACTGTGcactaaattaaagagaaatataTTCCTATGGTGATAATTAAACAAAACTTGACAAAGtgtagcttttattttatttagtaataTTCCCATATGTAAATGTTCCTGTCATCATAAGTCTATATGCAAACAATtccaggtatttttaaaaattacttacttTACCATCTTCATATTAaacaaaaatacttgaaaatagctacagaaaagtataaaacatagCTTTGAGTCATAGTGCGCATTATAATCACTCTGGTCTAACAATACTTACTGAGGCAGAGTACCAACTATAAGTTCTACTTGGAAACAGCATTTATTCTTTACCTCTCTCAATGGTTAGAGTCAAAATATGAACAATACATATCATCAGAGAGTCAAATAGAGTCAAATGCTGATATAGAATAAGAAATTGATTACTCTTAATATTTGTTGATAGGCCCAAATACTGAATATAGTTTGTAAAATGTATAACCAAGCAAAACAGGCTGTATAAACAttcttacaaaaattaactgatgCTAACAAAACATTTAGTGAACTAGTCAACTCATTAAGTCTTTCATGCTATACCAAAAGTAACAGTTTTCAAGGAGGTTTTCAGTAAGACATACAAACTAGATATgtcattttaatataatattaattaaaaaattttttaaacttttttgaaagTGATACAATTTTGCAACTCAATGATATGGTCCCAGTGAATGATCAGAATTGTCAAAGCAACCTAACTATACATTAACGTTTTCAACccttatcttttcttttgctaTAATGTATATTACATTGATACAAAGCAAAGACTTAAATTTCCATTAATTAGTTCTAGTATTTTTTCCACAGTTaaagattaaatatttttctggctaaaaaattagaaattaagaaaaaaaggtaTAGTCTTACATTAGGCATTGTGCATTTCATTAATAATGAGTGATTCTTGAACTCATTTCCCTTCCCCATAaatactttaaattaaaattctgaCAGAGATAGTATATACTAGTCAGGAACCATAAGTTCTTATCCCCATTTTGGCAACAATGAAAtgtccttgggcaaatcactGGTTTTCTCAACCATTAAATAGGCAAGTTTGATTAGATGAGCTCTAAGTTTCCTTCCAGGtctaataatttttcttattattatgaaAACATAAATCAGAAAGTAGACTGAGGCAAACTTTCTCTACTCCTGTATAGTGGAGGATATATGATTTACTACTTTGGGAAGGTTATAAAGAGCTGGAAGgaataagaaaatgtaaaatagtacTGACTTAAATCTAACTATAATAAACTATGCATGAAAAGTCTCAACAGCTAAGAAGGAATTTTTACTTTGAAAGATTAAAAACTCTTTGAATTCCTGGTAAGAGGAAGCAGTACTAATGAGGGAATGTAGGACTTAAACAAAGGAGAAGGTGTCCTGGTAGGGAAGGACAATAGCTGGGACAAACCAAAGGACGGCCAGTGCAGGTCAACGTATGGAGCGAGCTTGGAAAAGGGGATCAGAAAGCAGAGCAGCAGACAGAGGGACTGCTGTTGTGGAGTgcataaaagatattaaaatatgagCTTCACCCTAGGCTTTGTTTGGTATCTGCTTTTATGTAGAAAATAAACTATAACATGAACTTTTCTTATGCAAATGGAAGGAAGGATGCAAGTCATTACAAAGACCTGATGAATGGCTATAATACAAGCAGAATGAATTTGAGCTTGAAAGACTGGGAAAGACAAGGACAGATGGCTTTGAAGAAAAGATGGTGACTTTAGCTACACTCTTCTAATCTGcccatcctttcttctctctAACTGACTGGCTGTTTcctactttacagaaaaaagaaagccGAGGATTAAAAGACTCTCAACTCCTTTCATTCTAACTTAAGAATCTCTTTAATCATCTTAAACTTCCTTTCTTGCAGTATTTTTTTCCCAAGGTTACAAGCCTCACCTCCTTTGCTCTAAAACAGGGCTAATATAACTTTCTGCAATGAAGCAAATGTTTTatatctgcactgtccaatacaATAACCAGTAGCACATGTagttattgagcacttgaaattcTGCCTATGCAACCAAGGAACTAAAATTTTAATGTGatttagttttaattaatttaaagagACTTTATGACCAGTGGCTACTTTATGTACTGACCTACCTAGAACACTTTCTGTATCCTCTGGAAACTTACTTGTAAGCCTATAATCAATTCTTCCTCTCCACAGCATCTCCTTCCCTTTAACCGACATATAGATTTGAGCGTCTCCCATcttaaaccaaagaaaaaaaaccccaaatccTTCCTTTAATCTTGTGTACTCCCCAGTTACTGGCTTATTGCCTTTGATTCACAGCATGCTTTTTCAAAGAGTATTCAATTGGGGTATACAATCCCTTATCCAAAACCCTTAGGATCAGATGTATTTCACAAGTCAgagtttttcagattttaaaaaattattatagtgCATATCCCTTATATTACTTAATATTCATCCATTCAGAGGTTTGGGGCAGCAACAAGTAAGCAAGCACATGAATATTTCAAGAGCAAAATCTaggaaaaattacattaaatCATAAGTAAAGTATAAATAGCATTGTATCATATTAGATCAAAATTTGCTGCCAAATGAATTCAGGTCACATTTTCTcacaaaataaattaagaaaaaaaaacggGGTTGTCAATACATTTTGAATTTTAGGGTTTGAGTACTTCCTGTTTCTAATTCCTCACCTTTCGGTACAAACCAgattgaaggaaggaaggaaattaacatttattgagaggcTATAACTTGCCAGGCATTGTCACTGATTTGAAAATCCAACAGTTCTTTAAGAGAAATGTCATTATCTCTAttgtgagagaaaataaaaaaattgagggTATCACAAATTACAATACTTGCTCAAAATACACAGCTAGCAAATATCAATCATGACTCAAATTTAGGCCTTAATCAAAAGCCTATGTTCTTTCATGTACATTGTGCGATCTTCAAATACGGTATTTACACAAAGTTCACAAAGCATTTCACATGGTTTTTCACTAAACAACAGTTCTGTAAGGCAGGTTAATATTAATTTTCTAACATTACAGACAAGGAAGCTGAAAGCCTCTAAGACCAGCCTATCAAACATAACCTTTGTAAAACCTCCTTGAAGCCTCTACACCTGAGGCACAATTTATTGCTTCATCTTTGCTATTATACTAAACACAGGTTTGTATTCTCAACTACTGGGGTTTATTAGTAATTCATCTTATACTTCTGTATCTTCTAACAGACTAAAAGTTTCTAAAGGACAAGAACTAGGTCTTgttcatctttatttcttccataCCTAGCAGAATGTCTGACACCTACTGGTCCTCAAGAAATGTTGAAgtaagaatgaatgaacaaacaaacatgcTGCTTTTAGGCTGATGATGGAACACACAAATGATATCCAGTAGAAAGAGTCATTAAAGTTTATACATACGTTGGACCATTAAATGCTGAAATTCATTTCAAGAGAAGTTTCTACCTTGGGCAATATGATCAGTAATACCAGTGGGAGTAGATTCGTTCATGGAAGAACTGAACGGAATTGGCTCATAATGAGGAAGCATCTCTTTTTCTATGTTGTCTGATGCAGGAGATGTCACAAAAGATGAATGGCCACTCACACTTGAGTCATATTTTGACTTCTGAGAATAGTGCctgaaaaatgtaaatcatattaCATAAGAAATATGAGCTATTACCTATACTTATTTAAAGAAGTGTGTTaaggtattttattttccaaagcaattgctttaattttaatatttgttaaaaatatgaatgtttctgccacaaaaacattaaaaatatgtccTGACTCACCTACACAACATGAAAACAGTCACTTTtaatacagagaaaaatatatcCAACTTTCTAATTATCAGGACTTCAGGATAATTTAATGTGTTTTCAAGTTTCTTAGAAAGAAAAGGGTTCTTCAGGTCAGAtctaattcaacaaatatgtgcAGTTTGTTCATCAACTGGGAAATTAACTTCCAGAGCTAGCAGTCCATATAAACACTATTTTTGCTAATGCAGACCCTGGTAATATTATCTCTTATGGCGTTTATATTGTTTGCCAATTAGAATATGATGATAACGTAGCTAACAATACACTTAAAtaccttattatttatttatttacctaccCAGACAGATacatttaattatatttacacaacacaaaaacaaaaccgtAGTCTGAAGGAAAAACCAGTAAGAGGTTGAACGTTATTTTACGTACTAGGTAAGTTAAAAATTTAAGAGATGGGATTGATAAAATTTGGCAAGTCAAGAGAATCTTACACAGCACCAAAAGTGTTTGCCatatcaaataaagaaaaaattattctttattctGGGGACATGTGCTTCCAAATAAGATGCAACTCTCTATTTAAAACAATGATAGCTGAATTCTGTTCTACTTTTTAAAGTAAGTTAACTTTAGACTACAGCAAAATGGCAAAGTTTCCAATGATCCTTCAGTTATGCAATTTTAAACCCTAAATTAGGAcaatatttaaattgtttttctacAATTTTTAAGCTAAAAATAAGAACATTATGTGAAAATCAGAATCTAGCCTACCCAGGTGGTGAAGATCGTCGTGCCTGTCCTGATCGTAAAGCTTCTCCAAGAGGGGAATTCTCTAGATTCTTAAACTTCTCTTGGCAAGTTTTCACGTAAGAAAGCTTTCCAGCAAAGTATCCCATGATACAAGCAACTTATtgtaaaaaagcaaacag from the Dasypus novemcinctus isolate mDasNov1 chromosome 1, mDasNov1.1.hap2, whole genome shotgun sequence genome contains:
- the OCIAD1 gene encoding OCIA domain-containing protein 1 isoform X1; the encoded protein is MNGRADFREPNAEVPRPIPHIGADYIPTEEERRVFAECNDESFWFRSVPLAATSMLITQGLISKGILSSHPKYGSIPKLIFACIMGYFAGKLSYVKTCQEKFKNLENSPLGEALRSGQARRSSPPGHYSQKSKYDSSVSGHSSFVTSPASDNIEKEMLPHYEPIPFSSSMNESTPTGITDHIAQGPDFKLEESPKRKNITYEELRNKNRESYEVTLTQKTDPSVRPMQERVPKKEVKVNKYGDTWDE
- the OCIAD1 gene encoding OCIA domain-containing protein 1 isoform X2; this encodes MNGRADFREPNAEVPRPIPHIGADYIPTEEERRVFAECNDESFWFRSVPLAATSMLITQGLISKGILSSHPKYGSIPKLIFACIMGYFAGKLSYVKTCQEKFKNLENSPLGEALRSGQARRSSPPGHYSQKSKYDSSVSGHSSFVTSPASDNIEKEMLPHYEPIPFSSSMNESTPTGITDHIAQVKVNKYGDTWDE